In Ipomoea triloba cultivar NCNSP0323 chromosome 15, ASM357664v1, one genomic interval encodes:
- the LOC116006831 gene encoding uncharacterized protein LOC116006831, with translation MESEDSPSRKLDFSAPLLSTRRPATPRKRGLILPAGAGENPVPLAVDVSNRIPFSWERIPGKPKETDDQAGSEDFPLPKPPPGRWYPRNGGSRSDCDCCEEGRHCDNYDGDVEDGGNREVQYSDALDVFSLGESSSSSDNNVGDDNNNNVGGDRTTCLAAGGNFEPDLIFLRFLKDAKALAADSLINGCDVNEAASDHHHHHHRPDSCFARALSAGQRYEYSSCSKACGLDIFLPWRMKPKPCGGGVRNSVVAAAASPRLKPPQWGTRKPQDHV, from the coding sequence ATGGAGTCGGAGGATTCTCCATCCAGAAAATTGGATTTCAGTGCGCCGCTGCTATCCACCAGGCGGCCGGCCACGCCCAGAAAGCGCGGGCTAATTCTTCCGGCCGGCGCCGGGGAAAATCCGGTGCCGCTTGCGGTGGATGTCAGTAATCGGATACCGTTTTCTTGGGAGCGGATTCCTGGGAAGCCCAAGGAAACCGATGATCAGGCCGGCAGCGAGGATTTCCCGCTCCCCAAGCCGCCGCCGGGGAGATGGTACCCGAGAAATGGGGGGTCGAGGAGCGACTGCGATTGCTGCGAGGAGGGACGGCATTGCGATAATTACGACGGCGACGTCGAGGACGGCGGGAACAGAGAGGTACAGTACTCGGACGCGTTGGATGTGTTCTCGTTAGGCGAATCATCGTCCTCGTCCGACAATAATGTCGGcgacgacaacaacaacaacgttgGTGGAGACAGAACAACGTGTTTGGCGGCGGGAGGGAATTTCGAGCCGGATTTGATCTTCTTGAGGTTTCTGAAAGATGCGAAGGCGCTGGCGGCGGATTCCTTGATTAACGGCTGCGATGTTAACGAGGCGGCGagtgatcatcatcatcatcatcatcggcCTGATTCGTGCTTCGCTCGAGCCCTCAGCGCGGGGCAACGCTACGAATACTCTTCCTGTAGCAAGGCGTGTGGGCTCGACATTTTCCTGCCGTGGCGGATGAAGCCGAAGCCGTGCGGCGGCGGCGTCAGGAACTCCGTCGTGGCGGCCGCCGCTTCTCCTAGACTGAAGCCGCCGCAATGGGGCACCAGAAAACCTCAGGATCATGTATGA
- the LOC116007427 gene encoding pentatricopeptide repeat-containing protein At3g53700, chloroplastic-like, with amino-acid sequence MKFCRLSVSLKFHWRFSCRNCCSLTQIMSFSTSATETLESESTELVYSELQHKMQGYAASGCIKKAFEVLYAMRCVSGKPTVHDYNSLLYFHMKSKVVVIDELGEIYLGMKRFGPSPNAITFNTMLNGMVSLGRLRDGILIAKEMFESGFLPSFTALSKLLKKSFILGSLEDTLSLFVLMLRLGYVPTEPSLRKLILALCKVGRVPEAYQVLSVLISKDCFQSVHCFNPLLWALCKSNYCYNALAFLCFLKKKGFECDVSSYTALVYGFCRKKAWNEVFHCLDEMESDGCEPNVITYTIIIKFLSDDGNLDESLNLLKEMENKGCSPDLVTYNVILRALCHQGRFDELGELAQVIDQKGFTPDQHTYAALAVALLKSGRPSIAESLIHPIISSCCFVDVVIYNIYFNILCSDNRTKEALSTLESMMEIGFKPTTVSYNTILKGICKEKCVHEAMKFFNQIIWPTSKPDLISFNTLLSAACKQGDSSIIQRILYRMEYEGFELDILSSTLILYFCMVRKTAAC; translated from the coding sequence ATGAAATTCTGCAGACTTTCTGTTTCTCTGAAGTTTCATTGGAGGTTTTCCTGCAGAAACTGTTGTTCTTTAACCCAAATAATGAGTTTTTCCACTTCTGCAACTGAAACTCTTGAATCTGAGTCCACAGAGTTGGTATACTCTGAATTGCAACACAAAATGCAAGGATATGCTGCTTCAGGATGTATCAAGAAAGCGTTTGAGGTATTGTATGCAATGAGGTGTGTGTCTGGAAAGCCAACTGTTCATGATTATAATTCATTGCTTTATTTCCATATGAAGTCCAAAGTTGTGGTGATAGATGAGTTAGGAGAGATATATTTGGGGATGAAGAGGTTTGGGCCATCCCCTAATGCAATAACATTTAATACTATGTTGAATGGGATGGTTTCATTAGGGAGGTTGAGGGATGGGATTCTGATAGCCAAGGAGATGTTCGAAAGTGGTTTCTTACCATCATTTACTGCTTTGTCAAAATTGTTGAAGAAATCATTTATTTTGGGGAGCTTGGAGGATACATTAAGTTTATTTGTGTTGATGTTGAGGCTGGGATATGTTCCAACTGAACCAAGTTTGAGGAAGTTAATTCTTGCTCTTTGTAAAGTTGGAAGGGTTCCTGAAGCATATCAAGTTCTATCTGTTCTTATAAGCAAGGATTGTTTTCAAAGTGTACACTGCTTTAATCCTCTACTGTGGGCATTGTGCAAGTCCAATTATTGCTATAATGCATTAGCCTTTCTctgttttttgaaaaagaaaggtTTTGAATGTGATGTTTCCTCGTATACTGCTTTAGTTTATGGGTTTTGTAGGAAAAAGGCATGGAACGAAGTGTTTCATTGTTTAGATGAGATGGAATCTGATGGGTGTGAGCCTAATGTGATAACATATACTATAATTATTAAGTTTCTTTCTGATGATGGGAATCTGGATGAGTCATTAAACCTATTGAAGGAGATGGAAAATAAGGGATGTAGCCCAGATTTGGTTACATATAATGTCATTCTCCGGGCACTTTGTCATCAGGGTAGGTTTGATGAGCTTGGTGAGCTTGCCCAAGTTATTGATCAAAAGGGATTTACACCTGACCAGCATACTTATGCTGCTCTAGCAGTAGCCTTGTTGAAAAGTGGAAGACCAAGTATTGCTGAAAGTCTCATTCATCCAATTATTTCAAGTTGCTGCTTCGTGGATGTTGtgatttataatatatacttcaaTATTTTGTGTAGTGATAATAGAACAAAAGAAGCACTGTCTACATTGGAAAGCATGATGGAAATAGGATTTAAACCAACTACAGTCTCCTATAACACAATCTTGAAAGGAATATGCAAAGAGAAATGCGTTCATGAAGCTATGAAATTTTTTAACCAGATCATCTGGCCCACAAGTAAGCCCGATTTGATTTCCTTCAATACACTGTTGTCTGCTGCATGTAAACAAGGAGATTCATCAATAATACAAAGGATCCTATACAGAATGGAATATGAGGGTTTTGAACTTGACATTTTAAGTTCAACtttgattttgtatttttgcATGGTTCGAAAGACTGCAGCATGTTAG